Proteins from a genomic interval of Arachis hypogaea cultivar Tifrunner chromosome 10, arahy.Tifrunner.gnm2.J5K5, whole genome shotgun sequence:
- the LOC112716509 gene encoding malonyl-CoA:anthocyanidin 5-O-glucoside-6''-O-malonyltransferase-like, whose amino-acid sequence MAQSPPAFFKVHEVYKVAPPQGTTTTTTTTLPLTFFDLLWLRLPSTERLYFYEFPNPTSSFFDSLLPNLKHSLQLTLQHFFPLAGNITWPQHSLIPTITYVPGQDSVPLVVSESNEDFNHLCSNLCQVSKFQQLVPRLSISDHRASLLALQVTVFPNSGFCIGITTHHAAFDGNCSTMFMKAWAYTCSQISHTPSMSLPENLTPFFDRSVVKDPKRIAELFAKTWLNFGGENNRSLKILETATESRTDVVKGVFELKTSQIQKLKKHAKSSNLETKVSTFAVTSAYLLNCLVKAEQQESKKVAFLFNVDCRSRLEPPLRPTYFGNCVAIPLISVEKEGIEGSDGFINALKMITEMLYDLENNDNGVLNGAENYMLMVQSVVGEGSRLYSPSGSPWFGVYGVDFGFGKPTRVDVASVNKTASFSLSEGRNVDGGIEIGLALTQNHMETFAALFHQQIETF is encoded by the coding sequence ATGGCGCAATCTCCTCCAGCATTCTTCAAAGTCCATGAAGTTTACAAAGTTGCGCCGCCACAaggaaccaccaccaccacaaccaccaccctTCCCTTAACCTTCTTCGACCTGCTATGGCTAAGGCTTCCCTCCACAGAGCGTCTTTACTTCTACGAATTCCCAAACCCAACTTCTTCATTCTTTGACTCTCTTCTTCCCAATCTCAAACACTCCCTTCAACTCACTCTTCAACACTTCTTCCCCCTCGCCGGTAACATCACTTGGCCGCAACATTCTCTCATTCCTACCATCACCTACGTCCCCGGTCAAGATTCCGTTCCTCTCGTCGTATCCGAATCCAACGAAGATTTCAACCACCTTTGTTCCAATCTTTGCCAAGTTTCCAAGTTCCAACAATTAGTACCTCGCTTGAGTATTTCAGATCACAGAGCTTCTTTGCTTGCGTTGCAAGTAACCGTGTTCCCGAACTCTGGCTTTTGCATCGGAATAACTACTCACCATGCCGCTTTCGATGGAAACTGCTCAACCATGTTCATGAAAGCATGGGCCTATACGTGCTCCCAGATCTCACATACGCCATCGATGTCACTTCCCGAGAATCTAACACCGTTCTTTGACAGATCAGTCGTAAAGGACCCAAAGCGAATCGCCGAGTTGTTCGCGAAGACATGGTTGAACTTCGGTGGAGAAAACAATAGGAGTCTTAAGATCTTGGAGACAGCCACGGAATCAAGAACCGATGTAGTTAAAGGGGTGTTTGAATTGAAGACTTCACAAATTCAAAAGCTCAAGAAACATGCAAAAAGCAGTAACTTGGAAACTAAGGTTTCTACTTTTGCGGTTACTAGTGCTTATTTGTTGAATTGCTTGGTGAAAGCAGAGCAACAAGAGTCCAAGAAAGTTGCATTTTTATTCAACGTGGATTGTAGATCCCGTTTGGAACCTCCATTGCGGCCAACATATTTTGGAAACTGCGTGGCGATTCCGTTGATATCGGTAGAGAAAGAGGGGATAGAAGGGAGTGATGGGTTCATAAATGCTCTGAAGATGATAACAGAGATGTTGTATGATTTGGAGAATAATGATAATGGGGTGTTAAATGGGGCAGAAAATTACATGTTAATGGTGCAATCTGTTGTTGGAGAAGGGAGTAGATTGTACTCACCTTCGGGTTCACcatggtttggggtttatgggGTTGATTTTGGATTTGGAAAGCCTACAAGAGTTGATGTTGCTTCTGTTAATAAGACAGCTTCGTTTTCTCTTTCTGAAGGTAGGAATGTCGATGGTGGAATTGAGATTGGTTTGGCTCTCACCCAAAATCACATGGAGACTTTTGCTGCTCTTTTTCACCAACAAATTGAAACCTTTTAA